The DNA sequence ATCTTTCTAAATGGTTGCAAGAAACTACAACCTCATAAAAATAAAAAAAACTTGGCTCTTACTATTTATTTTTTAATAACGCAATTGGCTGGGGTGCTAGGATTCGAACCTAGGAATGCGGGAATCAAAATCCCGTGCCTTGCCGCTTGGCTACACCCCAAAAAAATTTTATGAGTTCAATCGATTTTACGATGTTCGATCAAGGGAGAACGATTACAACCACGCGCCACAAAACCTCGCCATTCGCACGGCAGATGGTCCAAGATTAGGCTGGCGGTGGCAAGGCTGGGAAAGGATACATAGGCACAAGCTCCGGTACCTGTAAGATGTGCATCGTTACCAAGCCAATCAAGAACCATCGCTACCGATGGATGACGACGGCGAACCACACGCTCGCAATCATTTCTATCATCACCCGCGAGGAAGGCGCGCATTGTGATTGGGAAAGAATCCCGTGTCAATTCCGGATCGTTGAATATTTCCGCAGTAGTGACCCGGCAGCCAGGATTTACCACTAGATACCAGGGTTCGGGCAAATCAACCGGGGTGAGTATCTCCCCCACGCCTTCCCCCCAGGCAGCGTGTCCACGAACAAAAACCGGCACGTCCGCTCCCAGACGTAGCCCAAGTTCCGCCAGCTCATCCTCGGACAGACCCAGCTCCCACTGTTGGTTCAAGGCTACCAATACCGTTGCCGCGTTGGAACTCCCACCTCCCAATCCACCGCCTATAGGTAACACCTTGTCCAGCGCGATATCCACCCCACAGGTAGTTCCGGTTTCCCGTTGGAGGAGCCGCGCTGCGCGTATCGTGAGATCCTGTTCCGCATTTATTCCAGGTAGGTCAATGATCCTATTTATCAGATGATCCTTTCGTACCCGTAGATGTAACGTGTCACCATAATCCAAAAATTGAAAAACAGTTTGCAGGGTATGGTAACCATCCATGCGTCGCCCTGTGACGCGCAACATGAGATTTAGTTTCGCCGGGGCGGGCCATGATTTAAACATGACCATTCCTTCGATTGATTCTTGTTCTAGCTTCTGAATTCTGGATAATTCACATCTTTTTCAATAAAGTTTTTGAACTCAATCATGTTGCTTCTAAAATAATCCGATTTGAATGAAAAAATAAAATTATTTTCATCAGAATGATGATTCAAAATTTCAATTCCAATCAGACCGCCAAAATTTAGTTTGCAGTTTTTTTTGTTCCATACTTCTAGTTCTTTTATGAATTCACTGTCATTATTTATTTTAACTGTAAACAACAAAATATTGTGTTTATCGAAATGCGCATTATTGATAATGAAGTTAATCAGATCATTTGATATTGTAAAATTATCCACGAAAATTTCCCCCTTGAATAAAAAATTATTTTTTTAGCATGAAAAACACAAGAATTTTTAATTAATTTTTTCAAGTAATTTATCTCGGGCGACTTGCGCAACATTCCGTACCGCGCCACGCGCAGCGGATGTAGTCATTACCGCGTAGGCGCGCAAGGCTGCCGATACCGGACGTTCACGGTTCACAGGTTTCCAGGCAGTGCCTTTTTTGGCTTCCATGGCGGCGCGTCGTTGCGTCAATTCTGCTTCGGCAACCACGACCCTAATGATTCGATTGGGAATATCGATTTCAATAATATCACCCTCCTCCACGAGGGCAATATTACCGCCCTCAGCTGCCTCGGGAGAGACATGACCAATGGAAAGTCCCGAAGTACCACCAGAGAAGCGACCATCGGTAACGAGCGCGCACGCCTTGCCAAGTCCCTTGGATTTTAGATAACTCGTGGGATAAAGCATTTCCTGCATTCCCGGCCCACCGCGTGGCCCCTCGTAACGGATAACAACTACATCGGATGGGCGGATACGATCACCGAGGATTCCTTCCACCGCCGCTTCCTGGCTCTCAAAAATGCGCGCTTTGCCAGTAAAAACTAAGCAGTCGGGATCTACCCCGGCGGTTTTCACGATACAGCCGTCACACGCCAGATTGCCGTACAACACCGCCAAGCCACCATCTTGGCTGTAGGCATGGCCGATGTCACGAATACAGCCGCCCACGCGGTCCAGATCCAAGTTAGGCCAATGATTGGCCTGACTGAAGGCGGTTTGCGTGGGCACACCGCCCGGCGCGGCAAGATAGCGGCGGCGCACGGTCTCATCGTGGTTCCGCATCACGTCCCAATATTCGATGGCTGCACCTAGAGTCGAGGCGTGAATCGTACCCACTTCCCGATGAATCAGTCCCGCCCGATCAAGCTCGGCAAGGATTCCGATGACTCCACCGGCTCTGTGGACATCTTCCAGATGATAGATCGAGCTAGAGGGCGCTACCTTGCACAGGTTCGGGATCTTGCGCGAGAGGCGGTCGATATCGGCCATGGTGAAATTCACTCCGGCTTCTTGCGCGGCGGCGAGGATGTGCAGCACGGTGTTAGTGGATCCGCCCATGGCGATATCTAGGGCCATGGCGTTCTCAAAAGCACTGAAATTGGCAATGGATCGCGGTAGAACAGCGGCGTCATCCTGTTCATACCAACGTCGCGTAAGCGCCACGATGGATCGTCCCGCTTCCAGAAACAGCTCGCGGCGCTCAATGTGGGTAGCCAGTAGCGAACCATTGCCAGGTAGCGCCATCCCGAGGGCTTCTACCAAACAATTCATAGAATTCGCGGTGAACATTCCAGAACACGAGCCACAAGTCGGACAGGCGGAACGTTCATAGATAACGGTTTCGGCCTCGCTGACCTCGGGATTGGCGGCGGCAACCATGGCATCTACCAGGTCAAGATTAAACAATTTACCCCGAATCTCCGCCTTTCCAGCTTCCATTGGTCCACCCGAGACAAAAATCGTCGGAATGTTCAAACGTAACGACGCCATCAACATTCCAGGAGTAATTTTGTCGCAATTGGAAATACACACCAATGCGTCAGCGCAATGGGCGTTGACCATATATTCAACAGCGTCGGCGATCAATTCCCGG is a window from the Gammaproteobacteria bacterium genome containing:
- the ispE gene encoding 4-(cytidine 5'-diphospho)-2-C-methyl-D-erythritol kinase, coding for MFKSWPAPAKLNLMLRVTGRRMDGYHTLQTVFQFLDYGDTLHLRVRKDHLINRIIDLPGINAEQDLTIRAARLLQRETGTTCGVDIALDKVLPIGGGLGGGSSNAATVLVALNQQWELGLSEDELAELGLRLGADVPVFVRGHAAWGEGVGEILTPVDLPEPWYLVVNPGCRVTTAEIFNDPELTRDSFPITMRAFLAGDDRNDCERVVRRRHPSVAMVLDWLGNDAHLTGTGACAYVSFPSLATASLILDHLPCEWRGFVARGCNRSPLIEHRKID
- a CDS encoding hypothetical protein (Evidence 5 : Unknown function); the protein is MDNFTISNDLINFIINNAHFDKHNILLFTVKINNDSEFIKELEVWNKKNCKLNFGGLIGIEILNHHSDENNFIFSFKSDYFRSNMIEFKNFIEKDVNYPEFRS
- the ilvD gene encoding dihydroxy-acid dehydratase — translated: MPAYRSRVTTHGRNMAGARALWRATGMTDTDFCKPIIAVANSFTQFVPGHVHLKDLGQLVVAEIERAGGVGKEFNTIAVDDGIAMGHGGMLYSLPSRELIADAVEYMVNAHCADALVCISNCDKITPGMLMASLRLNIPTIFVSGGPMEAGKAEIRGKLFNLDLVDAMVAAANPEVSEAETVIYERSACPTCGSCSGMFTANSMNCLVEALGMALPGNGSLLATHIERRELFLEAGRSIVALTRRWYEQDDAAVLPRSIANFSAFENAMALDIAMGGSTNTVLHILAAAQEAGVNFTMADIDRLSRKIPNLCKVAPSSSIYHLEDVHRAGGVIGILAELDRAGLIHREVGTIHASTLGAAIEYWDVMRNHDETVRRRYLAAPGGVPTQTAFSQANHWPNLDLDRVGGCIRDIGHAYSQDGGLAVLYGNLACDGCIVKTAGVDPDCLVFTGKARIFESQEAAVEGILGDRIRPSDVVVIRYEGPRGGPGMQEMLYPTSYLKSKGLGKACALVTDGRFSGGTSGLSIGHVSPEAAEGGNIALVEEGDIIEIDIPNRIIRVVVAEAELTQRRAAMEAKKGTAWKPVNRERPVSAALRAYAVMTTSAARGAVRNVAQVARDKLLEKIN